A DNA window from Hordeum vulgare subsp. vulgare chromosome 1H, MorexV3_pseudomolecules_assembly, whole genome shotgun sequence contains the following coding sequences:
- the LOC123439871 gene encoding probable leucine-rich repeat receptor-like protein kinase At1g35710, whose protein sequence is MRPTLYLCLMLMPCLPLLLGCHAVRHGGISLGSQRMALLHWKATLASPPLQMSSWQEKTSPCNWTGIMCMAVRHGRRMPWVVTNISLPDAGIRGQLGELNFSALPFLTHIDLHNNNLHGALPASISSLTALSVLVLHHNQLIGKIPYEIGSLESLRLLELSFNRLTGHIPPSLGNLTMLTDLLINQNMVSGLVPEEIGRLVNLHTLQLSNSTLSGMIPKTLGNLTRLNILYLFGNQLSGPIPQELGRLVRLKVLGLNSNDFSGPIPIFIANLTKMNQLFLYDNQITGSIPPELGSLTMLNQLVLHENQISGTIPPELGNLTMLDTFTLFTNQISGLIPIELGTLMNLRLLDFSNNQITGIIPQEIGNLVNLIYLQLSLNQISGSIPITFGKLQSLQNLELFNNKLSGSLPQEFGDLINLVELGLERNSLSGPLPANICSGGRLRYFNVHTNKFHGPIPRSLKTCTGLVKLSLGSNQLTGNISQDFGVYPQLKWMVLSANRLSGQISQNLGASNQLTMLHLQKIYDHRFHTSNPFKIVQPSRANTRF, encoded by the coding sequence ATGCGACCTACGTTGTACCTCTGCCTAATGCTGATGCCGtgccttcctctcttgctgggGTGCCATGCTGTGCGCCATGGAGGGATCTCACTGGGGTCCCAACGCATGGCCCTCCTCCACTGGAAAGCTACACTTGCGAGTCCACCGCTGCAGATGAGCTCTTGGCAGGAAAAGACCAGCCCATGCAACTGGACGGGCATCATGTGCATGGCTGTTCGCCATGGCCGCCGCATGCCTTGGGTGGTGACCAACATCTCCCTGCCGGATGCTGGCATCCGTGGCCAGCTTGGTGAGCTCAACTTCTCGGCTCTTCCGTTCCTCACACATATCGACCTTCACAACAACAATCTCCATGGTGCACTACCCGCTAGTATCAGCTCCCTGACAGCACTTTCGGTACTTGTCCTTCATCACAACCAGCTCATAGGAAAAATTCCTTATGAGATTGGTAGCCTAGAAAGTCTAAGGCTTCTTGAACTCTCGTTTAACAGACTCACAGGACATATCCCTCCGTCTCTAGGTAACCTAACAATGTTAACTGATCTTCTCATTAACCAAAACATGGTATCAGGTCTCGTTCCTGAGGAGATTGGAAGGCTTGTCAACCTACATACTTTACAGCTAAGCAACAGCACCTTAAGTGGCATGATACCAAAAACCCTTGGAAATCTAACCCGACTAAATATTTTGTATCTGTTTGGTAATCAGCTTTCAGGGCCTATACCCCAAGAGTTAGGCAGGCTCGTCCGTTTGAAAGTTCTTGGGCTTAATTCAAATGATTTTTCAGGTCCAATTCCAATCTTCATAGCCAATCTCACTAAGATGAACCAACTTTTTCTCTATGATAATCAAATAACAGGCTCGATACCCCCAGAACTAGGAAGCCTGACTATGCTAAACCAACTTGTTCTCCACGAAAATCAAATATCGGGTACAATACCCCCAGAATTAGGGAACCTCACTATGCTCGATACATTTACTCTCTTTACAAATCAAATCTCAGGCCTAATACCTATAGAATTGGGCACCTTGATGAATCTCCGGTTGTTAGACTTCTCCAACAACCAAATAACCGGTATCATCCCTCAAGAGATTGGCAATCTAGTGAACCTCATATATTTACAATTGTCTTTGAACCAAATTTCGGGATCAATACCAATAACTTTTGGGAAGTTGCAAAGCCTCCAAAATCTAGAGCTCTTCAATAACAAGTTATCAGGTTCTCTTCCTCAAGAATTTGGGGACCTCATAAACCTTGTTGAACTTGGGCTAGAAAGAAACTCACTTTCAGGACCTTTACCCGCAAATATATGTTCAGGTGGCAGACTTCGATATTTCAATGTCCATACTAATAAATTCCATGGCCCCATTCCACGGAGTTTAAAGACATGTACCGGTTTGGTTAAACTTTCCCTTGGTAGCAACCAACTAACAGGAAATATATCTCAGGATTTTGGTGTGTATCCACAACTCAAATGGATGGTCTTGTCAGCAAATAGACTCTCGGGACAGATCTCACAAAATCTAGGTGCATCTAACCAGCTAACAATGCTACATCTCCAAAAAATATATGATCACAGGTTCCATACCTCCAATCCTTTCAAAATTGTCCAACCTAGTAGAGCTAACACTCGATTCTAA
- the LOC123403364 gene encoding putative wall-associated receptor kinase-like 16 — translation MQPLLRLGLGLALLAVAAQYATGTVAPGSECRRWCGDVEIPYPFGIDPGCSLGEDFDISCKVQDGIRKPFKYTLEVLSISLTNSTARVLNNIMGYCYNNSTTSMEEFGNSMDVGEISPSPSFPYRLSDVHNKFTVIGCNALAFMSDTDDTGTGYQAYGVASCRGLTDLVDGSCSGIGCSQTTIPKKMRNYYTDFLKSVNTSKIWEFNPCSYAVLMETTRFNFSTSYISNTVFNDTYLGRVPMVVDWAIRNVSSCEAAQRNNTSTYACLSSSSKCVNSTNDLGYTCSCIPGYDGNPYLLDGCTDVNECKDHPCPSDGFCHNTDGGYWCSCGQGKVFAYKSNTCNPDTRFIIGVTIGLFGLMVIIMATIFWGQMICQKRKLSKVKQEYFRQHGGVLLFDKMKSEKGLAFTVFSEDELIHATNNFDNSRILGRGGHGTVYKGIMKDKMPVAIKRCGLVDERQKKEFGQEIIILSQINHKNIVKLLGCCLEVEVPILVYEFVLNGTLFELIHGENRLLKISFSTLLRIAHEAAEGLSFLHSYASPPIIHGDVKSSNILLDNNYMAKVSDFGTSILAPSDKEQFVTIVQGTCGYLDPEYMQTCQLTDRSDVYSFGVILLEILTGQLPLKLEGSETQRSLSSVFLSAMKKNNLDDVLASHVKGQESMELLTGLADLAKKCLDMHGINRPSMKEVADELNKLRKLSLHPWLQLDMETDAESLLGGESTSGHEIELSGYTIIGENENQPINTKGSCYAK, via the exons ATGCAACCATTATTGCGCCTTGGCCTCGGTCTCGCACTGCTTGCAGTTGCAGCACAATACGCCACTGGAACTGTGGCTCCAGGTTCAGAGTGCCGAAGGTGGTGTGGCGATGTTGAGATACCATACCCATTTGGTATTGATCCAGGGTGCTCGTTGGGAGAAGACTTTGACATCAGTTGCAAGGTCCAAGATGGCATTAGGAAGCCATTCAAGTACACCTTGGAGGTGCTCAGCATCTCCTTGACTAACAGCACAGCCCGGGTGTTAAATAACATCATGGGGTActgctacaacaactccaccacgaGCATGGAGGAATTCGGCAATTCCATGGATGTCGGCGAAAtcagtccttctccttcttttccctaCCGTCTCTCTGatgtccacaacaagttcaccgtcATTGGGTGCAATGCCCTCGCCTTCATGAGCGACACTGATGACACGGGAACAGGCTACCAAGCCTATGGCGTcgcatcgtgccgtggtctgacaGACTTAGTGGACGGATCCTGCTCCGGTATCGGCTGCTCCCAGACTACGATACCGAAGAAGATGCGCAACTACTATACAGATTTCTTGAAGTCAGTCAACACAAGTAAAATTTGGGAGTTCAACCCGTGCAGCTATGCGGTGCTGATGGAGACAACAAGATTCAACTTTAGCACTTCGTACATAAGCAATACCGTGTTCAATGACACATACCTTGGTCGGGTGCCTATGGTGGTTGATTGGGCTATAAGAAATGTGAGTTCATGTGAAGCTGCCCAACGAAATAACACGAGTACTTATGCATGTctgagcagcagcagcaagtgTGTGAATTCCACCAACGATCTAGGGTACACATGCAGTTGTATCCCTGGGTATGACGGCAACCCTTATCTTCTAGATGGATGCACAG ATGTCAACGAATGCAAGGATCATCCATGTCCTTCGGATGGTTTTTGCCACAATACTGATGGAGGGTACTGGTGTTCTTGCGGACAAGGGAAAGTTTTTGCGTACAAAAGCAATACATGCAACCCTGACACCAGATTTATAATAG GAGTTACAATAGGATTATTTGGCCTGATGGTTATTATCATGGCAACTATCTTCTGGGGACAAATGATATGTCAAAAGAGGAAATTGAGTAAAGTCAAGCAGGAGTATTTTCGCCAGCATGGAGGTGTGCTTCTGTTTGATAAGATGAAATCAGAGAAAGGTCTTGCCTTCACGGTATTTTCAGAAGACGAGCTTATACATGCCACTAACAACTTTGACAATAGCAGAATACTTGGAAGAGGAGGGCATGGAACAGTTTATAAAGGGATAATGAAGGACAAGATGCCGGTTGCAATTAAAAGATGTGGATTAGTTGACGAAAGGCAAAAGAAAGAATTTGGACAAGAGATCATTATTTTGTCCCAAATCAATCACAAGAACATAGTGAAACTCTTGGGTTGTTGCCTTGAGGTTGAAGTTCCAATTCTAGTATATGAGTTTGTCCTAAACGGTACACTATTCGAGCTTATCCATGGAGAGAACCGCCTGCTGAAAATCTCCTTCAGCACTCTCTTAAGAATTGCTCATGAAGCAGCCGAAGGACTCAGCTTCCTGCATTCGTACGCGTCTCCTCCAATAATTCATGGTGATGTGAAAAGTTCCAACATCCTGCTTGACAATAACTATATGGCCAAAGTGTCAGACTTTGGAACCTCCATACTAGCCCCATCTGACAAAGAGCAGTTTGTCACAATAGTTCAAGGTACTTGTGGTTACCTTGATCCTGAATACATGCAAACATGTCAGCTAACAGACAGAAGTGATGTGTACAGTTTCGGAGTTATCCTTTTAGAGATCCTGACAGGCCAGTTGCCACTAAAGCTCGAGGGGTCTGAGACGCAAAGAAGCTTGTCATCAGTTTTCTTGTCTGCTATGAAGAAGAATAATCTAGATGATGTGTTGGCCAGCCATGTGAAAGGCCAAGAGAGCATGGAATTGCTGACCGGACTTGCAGACCTGGCAAAGAAATGCCTAGATATGCATGGCATCAATAGACCCTCCATGAAAGAGGTTGCCGATGAGCTCAACAAACTGAGGAAGCTTTCACTGCATCCTTGGTTACAGCTTGACATGGAGACGGATGCAGAAAGCCTTCTTGGTGGAGAGTCAACAAGTGGTCATGAAATAGAATTAAGTGGGTATACTATTATAGGAGAAAACGAGAACCAACCTATAAACACAAAAGGTTCTTGTTATGCTAAGTGA